A genome region from Acidobacteriota bacterium includes the following:
- the nth gene encoding endonuclease III → MINRKEARRVFEIIRLLEQEYGEATCALHHDGAYQLLVATILSAQCTDARVNMVTPALFRRYPDAHAMAEADLDELQEIIRSTGFFRNKSKSLHGSATKLVDEFDGEVPSNMRDLLKLPGVARKTANVVLGTAYGIASGVVVDTHVGRLSRRLGLTHQKTPVKVEKDLMGMIPRDEWINFAHRLIHHGRRVCQARRPRCEECAFADLCPRVGVTAPK, encoded by the coding sequence ATGATCAACCGAAAGGAAGCTCGCCGCGTCTTTGAGATCATCCGCCTCTTGGAGCAGGAGTACGGCGAGGCCACCTGCGCACTCCATCACGACGGTGCGTACCAACTCCTGGTGGCCACCATTCTTTCCGCCCAGTGCACGGACGCCCGGGTGAACATGGTGACCCCGGCCCTCTTTCGCCGATACCCGGACGCCCACGCAATGGCAGAGGCGGATCTGGACGAGCTCCAGGAGATCATTCGGAGCACGGGTTTCTTCCGAAACAAGTCCAAGAGCCTTCACGGGTCCGCCACGAAGCTGGTCGACGAGTTCGATGGAGAAGTCCCATCGAACATGCGGGATCTTCTGAAGCTCCCCGGAGTGGCTCGCAAGACGGCCAACGTGGTGTTGGGAACCGCTTACGGCATCGCCTCAGGGGTGGTGGTGGATACCCACGTGGGTCGTCTCTCACGGCGTTTGGGGCTGACCCACCAGAAGACGCCGGTGAAGGTGGAGAAGGACCTGATGGGCATGATCCCCCGGGACGAGTGGATCAACTTCGCGCATCGGCTGATCCACCATGGGAGACGCGTCTGTCAGGCTCGGCGTCCCCGATGCGAAGAGTGCGCGTTCGCCGACCTCTGCCCGAGAGTCGGAGTGACTGCCCCGAAATAA
- the thiD gene encoding bifunctional hydroxymethylpyrimidine kinase/phosphomethylpyrimidine kinase — translation MRPIPCALTVSGSDSGGCAGIQADLKTFAALGVHGMSAITASTVQDTRRVHEILPLPPDHVARQIDAAVGDPGVDSVKTGMIPSPEAVEAVSDRIRFHRLERIVVDPVIRSGYGHALAGGEAVSRMKSLLFPLTLVLTPNRHESELLTGREIRSEEDAVQAARLLLDMGPRAVVIKGGHFRDPESSTDLLFTGAGRVRLKGPRLSSRDTHGSGCTFASAIAAHLARGSGLEESVRRAKDYVTEAIRHSLRLGTGSGPLGHFHALGN, via the coding sequence GTGAGGCCGATTCCCTGCGCACTCACGGTCTCCGGCTCCGACAGCGGCGGCTGTGCCGGAATCCAGGCCGATCTGAAGACCTTCGCGGCGCTGGGAGTGCACGGGATGAGCGCCATCACGGCGTCCACGGTGCAGGACACCCGCCGGGTGCATGAGATTCTCCCCCTGCCTCCCGACCATGTCGCCCGCCAGATCGATGCCGCCGTCGGGGACCCGGGAGTCGATTCCGTCAAGACCGGGATGATCCCCTCCCCCGAGGCCGTGGAAGCGGTGTCGGACAGGATCCGATTCCATCGCCTGGAGCGGATCGTGGTGGACCCGGTCATCCGGAGCGGATACGGCCATGCGCTGGCCGGCGGGGAAGCCGTTTCACGGATGAAATCTCTCCTCTTTCCCCTCACCCTGGTCCTCACTCCCAACCGGCACGAGTCGGAGCTGCTGACCGGACGAGAGATCCGCTCCGAGGAAGACGCCGTCCAAGCGGCTCGCCTGCTGCTGGACATGGGCCCCCGAGCCGTCGTCATCAAGGGGGGCCACTTCCGGGACCCGGAGAGCTCGACCGACTTGCTTTTCACCGGCGCCGGCCGGGTCCGGTTGAAGGGGCCTCGCCTCTCCTCCCGGGACACCCACGGCAGCGGTTGCACCTTCGCTTCCGCCATCGCCGCGCATCTGGCCAGGGGAAGCGGACTGGAGGAATCGGTTCGCCGCGCCAAGGACTACGTCACGGAGGCGATCCGCCATTCCCTGCGCCTGGGAACCGGGAGCGGACCACTGGGACATTTCCATGCATTGGGAAACTGA
- a CDS encoding aminotransferase class I/II-fold pyridoxal phosphate-dependent enzyme — protein sequence MNKYIGEKASRFTESVIREMTRLAYEHGAINLAQGYPNFAAPQVVKDAACRAIQEDINQYAVTWGAPSFRRAVAEKYRRVYGWDVDPDVEVTVACGSTECMISTMLALVNPGEQVVVFEPFYENYGPDSIIAGATPIYVSLESESDWALDFDVLERTIRDACDRGRLRALILNSPNNPSGKVFNSDELNRIAELAVRYDFYVFTDEIYEHILYDGHVHQPIALLPGMRERTVTISALSKTFSVTGWRVGYTIAPGHLAGAIRKMHDFLTVGSPAPLQEAGVTALAMESGYYDQLARDYLERRDFLMEALVQLGFRVWKPAGAYYIMADISQVTDKDDVAFAAELVRDYGVAAVPGSSFYRPGRQQGKRLIRFAYCKTMDVLAEARRRLLRLRSGRGRSGNRPR from the coding sequence TTGAACAAATACATCGGTGAGAAGGCCTCCCGATTCACCGAGTCGGTGATTCGGGAGATGACCCGTCTGGCATACGAACACGGCGCCATCAACCTGGCCCAGGGCTATCCGAATTTTGCCGCACCTCAGGTGGTCAAGGATGCCGCTTGCCGGGCGATCCAGGAGGACATCAATCAATACGCCGTCACTTGGGGGGCCCCGTCCTTTCGCCGGGCCGTGGCCGAAAAGTACCGCCGCGTCTACGGCTGGGACGTCGATCCCGACGTGGAGGTGACGGTCGCCTGCGGTTCCACCGAGTGCATGATTTCCACCATGCTGGCCCTGGTCAATCCGGGCGAACAGGTCGTGGTGTTCGAACCCTTCTACGAAAACTACGGTCCCGATTCCATCATCGCCGGAGCGACTCCCATCTATGTTTCCCTGGAGTCGGAGTCGGACTGGGCTCTGGACTTCGACGTGCTGGAACGAACCATCCGCGATGCCTGCGACCGGGGCCGGCTGCGGGCCCTCATCCTCAACTCGCCCAACAACCCGTCGGGAAAGGTCTTCAACAGCGACGAGCTGAATCGGATCGCCGAGCTGGCGGTCCGCTACGACTTCTATGTGTTCACCGACGAGATCTACGAACACATCCTTTATGATGGGCACGTCCACCAGCCCATCGCGCTGCTTCCGGGAATGAGAGAGCGGACGGTGACCATCAGCGCCCTCTCCAAGACCTTCAGCGTGACCGGGTGGCGCGTCGGATACACCATCGCACCGGGCCACCTCGCCGGAGCCATCCGGAAGATGCACGACTTCCTGACGGTCGGTTCCCCGGCGCCGCTGCAGGAGGCGGGAGTCACGGCTCTGGCGATGGAATCCGGCTACTACGACCAGTTGGCCCGAGACTATCTCGAACGCCGGGACTTCCTCATGGAGGCGCTGGTCCAGTTGGGTTTCCGGGTCTGGAAACCGGCCGGAGCCTACTACATCATGGCCGACATCTCCCAGGTGACCGACAAGGACGACGTGGCCTTCGCCGCCGAGCTGGTCCGGGACTACGGGGTCGCGGCCGTCCCCGGCAGCAGCTTCTACCGCCCCGGCAGGCAGCAGGGAAAACGACTCATCCGCTTCGCCTACTGCAAGACCATGGACGTGTTGGCCGAGGCCCGTCGCCGGCTCTTGCGGCTGCGCAGCGGCAGGGGGCGATCCGGGAACCGGCCCCGGTGA